The DNA region GTCCAgatcttttttaatgtttttgagtatgtgtgtgtgtttttgtctgtgtgcgtcAAAGCTGTTTGGCAGTTTGGAAACAGTCTCTGAAAGTtagggggaaggggggggggcaaagccACAGTTTCCAAagctttagattttttttctgtccatttcTAGTTCCTAAGTAACCATCCAAGATCGCAGCCAGTGGGGCCATCACTgggatgtggtgtgtgtgtgtgtagggtggggggttgggggggtatGTATATTAGGATTAGACCGGGATGGCGGTGTTGTATAGAGCTccggagtgtgtgtgaatgtatttgTGTGAACTGGTATCACAGAGATGGAGTGCGGTTGTCTGCTGGCACTGGGAGCTTTGTTCCCTCCTGTGCTGTTTTTCATTAGCGTGTGGACGGTTTGATGTGCATCGGAGTGGCTGGGAACAGGCGCTCGTACACAAACTCTcacgctctctgtctctccccgcCGTTTTGTCTCTCCGCAGTTTGGAAATAAATCTGGGCTGCGTGTCTAGGCAGCTGACACGGCAGACCAAAAGacgctatgtgtgtgtgtgtgtgtgtgtgtgtgctttaatgAGTGTTGTGTCCCACAGTGTGTCCTTATTGAAAGGCAAAGGATGCAGGTGGCCTTCTAGGGCTTCacttcctttcctctcccttcctgtaaaataaaagcagcttgTTTATCTTAAGCTGCTTTGAGCTCTGAAAGCTATTATTCTCTTGTCACTTGAGGAAAACAGAGGATTTGTGTAAGAAACCCATTGTTCATTTGCTAGAGTGAATTtgacactgcaacacacaaccacagcggccatttttattttagctgcTTGTAGCATGTATATGTTGTTATTTAGACTGATCAGTGTTTTCAATGCCTCACTGTTCTGAAAGACAGTCAAATGTGGTGTGACAAACATTTCTATAGCCATCAACCAGGCAGTGTGATTTGTTTTAATATCAAACTCCTCATCACTTTACGAGAAAGCTTATTTCATGGGACATTTTCTATTTGttcattattttaacattttgtttgcATTGTTTTATTGAGTATCAATAAGATGTCAAGTATTAAATGAATCTGTTtcgtcctctctctttttcctcacaGTTCCGACTCGGAGGGAACCTTCGAGACTCCAGAGGCCGAGTCTCCGGGTCTCGTGAAGCTACTGAACCAACTGGACAACTGCAAccacacaggtgagacaggcTGACCTaaatctttttaactgatctgtCACCCCTGAAAAGTGGTCAGGCTGGGTGGTGTCAAGCACCAATAGCTTTTTTCTAAAGTAGAATGTCAGAACAGATTGACAATCTTGCCTAATTCCTGTTTAAATGGAGAAAGCCAAAGTAGTTGTTTGGCTGCTTGTGTCTCAGAATTGAAGAGCAACTTAGCATGAGAATGAAGAGCAGTGTTTCGCTGCCCGCTCTGGTTTGGGTTTCACCACTGACCACATCAGCATCACTGGTGGGTGTGGTGCACATTGTTGGGTGTGATTACCAACAGCGATGTCCCAGTGTCCTGGATAACCTCACTGTAGCTCAATTCAAGAAATCCAGATCTAGATCAGGACTGGGAATGAGGGCAAACAtctaaacacataaataacatTTCAGTAATGGCTGTTAATAGTAATGCAAAAATATTATTGTCCTACTCTCCTTCCATTGGCTATACAGCCTATTCTTTAAAGGAAATCCCCGGTATTTTACAACCTGGGCCCTATGTTTATGTGGGTGTGTAAATGACTGTTACTCACAACAACCTGCGGCAACAGTCCATGAAATGTGCACTGAAAGAGCTTTCTCtggaaattatgttttgatAGTGCAATGTTACTTTGTGTAATTGTCTATATTCACCACATGTTTGCTACAGATCCATGATCAGCGTACTATCAGCTGTGCAAACAGTGTGCATGAGACTTGTAAATCAAGTGGGCAGTATTTGAGTCCGGCCTGTTTGAAGCTGCCAAAGAGGCCCACTGGTGTGaaagcccccccctccccccctcccctctcagCTGTCATGCTTTCACCCACACAGACAGGACCACCACGTGTTACCATGGCAATAGATAATCTGGAGTGGATCCTCTGCCCTGAAACAAATGCCATCGCTAATGTTTGCAAACTTACTTTCTTCATGCACCTCAATTGAGTTTGACATGTTCTCGGGGTGTATGAGGATACATATTCGTCTGCACGCTGTGGATGTCTCAGCCTCTTGAAGTCGGACATGTTTTGACCACAGCATATGGGACGCTGTGCCAGATGATGACAGAGAGATGAATGTGTTTGGTATTGAATCTAGTTTGTAGACAATAACAGTCTCCTTTTCATGCTAAAACCGTCACATGGTCCGTACAAAATGTGGGTTATAGGTCATAAATAAAAGATCGACTGTGTTGAGAAACCGATAGCCTGGTTCCCTATAATTAGACTTAACAGCTCAGGGGGGTTGCTGTCTGTACATGGGAACAGGCACGAGCCACAATTAAATAGTATGTGCCGTTGAACCAGTACCTGGATACTTTTTCTCTCTCAACGACTCTTTCACACATTTGCCCCTCCATCTCGCTTTCCTCTCTTTAAGTTGAGCTGTGAAACTGTAATAAAGtcagatgttgtttttgttgctagGCCACGTGGTGGTGTGTACTCTCCATTTCTGGGTGTGGTTCCTCTACATCTGTTCCACTTCTCTGAAGGGTGGGAATGCAGTGTTTTTGAAAGGACCTTACATTTTCAGCAGAAGCTCAGCTTAACTTCCATTAACTGACTTTATGATGTAATAAGTCACACAGTCGTCTGTCACCCACCTCCACAGTGGCTTCATTCACGTCGGGCATGGTGAGAAGACGTAAAGAAAAATACAGGAGAGGTTTTTGTGGGTTTATTATTGTGTGTAGCCGTGTGAGTTttacagtgcatgtgtgtgggtgcgttgtttttttcagtaacagtgtgtactgtgtttCTGCAGCCGTGTGACTCAACAGAGCCTGGTCTGCTGCTGTGGTCATTAGAGGGATGTGTTAGGACACAGGATGTGAAGTGGTGTGAGAGGAAGTCACCAgctattttaaatgttcttccAGGAGAAGGAACTGCCGTCACAGTATTGAGACGTTAGTTTTCACTCCTTCAGGACAGAAACGCGTGAATAAGATCTATTTCCCCTGCGTCATCCCTAGGATGGTTCTTCCACTTCACTGTTCTAATTCATTCTCACTGCTCTCACTGCATCGTGTTCGGCCACAGTTTTCTCTGAAAGCCTCACTGTACACAACCTGCCCTGCACCAAACGGTAGACAGGCACAGTGAGCCAATAGCTGAAGAAAAAAGTGGAGCATCAGCAGCATACAAGCCAGAAATCTCCCTCAGGAGTTGGTAGACACCAAAAACACTGCTAAAAGAGACAAAATAGAATATACTTATCCAGTGAAAAACTAGGTcgtgtaaaataataaatgtgacaGCGTTCTTGTTTCTCTACTATGAATTTGATCAGATTGAAGTTTGTTGTGATCACACTTACAGATCATCCGAGTGATGCACCTGTCGACATTAGAGCTCTGCTGCAGTCCTTTGTCACTGTTAGGTCTTCAAGATGTCTCAAAAAGTGTTGGCTGTCTGTTCCTCACTCCAGGTTTAAAACATAAGGAAACTGTTTATGATTTTTTATGGCTCAGAACCTTTAGACGGCTGGAGATCAGCCTGATAAGACCTGCTGTTGTgcaatttttatttacagtattttactcttttttgtttttacatctgGAGTTATTGTCTTTAATTTAACTCTACTATTGTCAAGCACCTAATGGAAGTTTGCTTTTATAATGTGATGTATAAACTTActcacttttcttttcacaggTTTTCCTGATGTTACAAACCACTCTCTGGACGAGAACTCTAAAAAAGAAGAGGTTGATTCTCTGAACAACCTCACCGGCTCCTCTCCGGACAACAGCAGCTTCTGTTTGGATCAGAACCTTAATTTGACTCTTGGCACCAAACCCGGTCCAGGAGAGGGCCTCTCCCCATCCACCCCTCTGCCCCAGCCTCCAGCTGTCAGGCCCCCTTCATTGAGTGTCCACTCCTCACTGAACAAACCCGATCCTACGGAGGTAGACGATGAGGCTCCGATGACATCTGACTCCAGCCCGGACTCAAACCTGATCCCCAGTCGTGACATTTGTGTGGATCCCGATTTGCTCAATGGAAACAAAAACTCCATGCTGTCAAACACAAAACTGGCCTGCGAGACCAGCGACGCCATAATCACGTGAGTAGAAGATTACAGTCAAACATGTACAGAGGCCATTCCTCTTCTTTCATCAATCATAATCATCCTCTTTCCAGTCAGTAGCTCCATTTACTATACTAACATGACTCACCGATTTTCAAGCATAAAAAAGACGCTGCTCTCTTTTATGGCTGCAGGGAACAATAGTGAATGGCTGCTATTGTACACAGTCAACCTGAAGGGATCAAAATGTTCCCATTTTAACAAGCTGTGGCCTGTGACCTGCTCTGTTCTCTCTAAAAGTCTGTCAGCTATTAAGTCGCTGCATTCATTCATCATTAATACTACTATAGTTTGCAATGGTTTTATTGCTCTTATATTTATCTTAGGATTTGAGATTCCTTTGGCTCGGTAGGATTAGTTTTGGATTTGCTTTTATTATTCCATAGCTGCTGATGTGGGGACGTTTTTCAGTTCTCACAGCGGGATTAAGTATTTTTAGAGAGTGCTTGACCTTTGTTGACTAAATGTTATTTGAATGGTGAAAAAAGAAGTTAACGTGGCAACAACGCCCTCTTGTGGTTTCCATTAACTAGAGAAAACCCCCAGAATAACTACAatcactttctttttgtttgtgtatgaacATATACAACCACAGCAATAAACTGGTAACTATTTCTGAACAATCATTTCTGTTGTGAGAGTTCAGTTAAGTACACACCGATTAACAGATTTGATAGAAGTACTATTCAATTCTATTGGCATCACTCTATATTAGTGTATGTGGATGGAttagattatatatattttttattatcctATCATGTGTGGTCTGACAGGGTCAACACACTACCTGTACAAGAGCAGCGTCTTTAAATTGTAATAGATTACATATAATAAGCCATTGCTCTGTATAgtaatttattttctattattttacaTATTGTCCTGATTATTTTACATATTGTCTTCAGATAAAGCTCAGGTTTGGTCGTAGGGTTTGTTTCCAGGTTGCAGTTTGTTTCTGAGCAGCTGGACTTTGCCCGGATAATAATGTAGGAGAGGAGcaatcagttttttttacaaagtatTTTCAGTACCTTTTATAAATCTCtcacaaatgtgaaaatatttgaagGATAAGTCCAGAAATCACttttgttatttaattattaaattactGACATTGGTTCTGGAAGATTATGATCGTACATTAGATAAATTAGGCTTTTCTTTCCTGTTTAACATATGACTCTCATCTGTCTCCAAGTCTGGACTTTCTGTTCTCTAAACTATAATAACCCCCTCACTCACCTTGTGTTTGACCTAACCCCTGTCCCAACATCTCCTGTgtctttccttccttttccttccAAACCTATCATTCtgtttcccctctctctgtgtggcaTCAGGACTGCAGAGCAAGTCCATTTCCTCTGTGTTCTGTTGTAAGTACTGTTTAACTGTGcgcagacgtgtgtgtgtgtcttttgcaAATTGCTGTTCTGAATAGAGCAGTCCCAGTCCAGGCTCATTCCGCATCCTGCTGTGTCTTCCACTTGACCTCATTTCAATCAAAGTTAAGGGGGAAGTGAACAATAGATTTAGAAAGTGGAGAAGAAACGGTGTTAGTGGAAATCATGTAATTTCCTCTAATGCTCTGTGCAACTGTTCTTGTTCGTATATGAGTTTGGCAAACGCCTTCATCATTAATCTGCTTTTTCTTCTGCGTAAATCCACCCTTTTAGGAAAGCATTTGAattccgcacacacacagagcagagctaTGAGGTCTGGGCTTTTGTGTCTCTCCTGCTTTTTCTTCTCATCCTCAGACCTGACCATATGTTCGCACATACAGAGATATGAACTGTTTTGTGTTGATACTAATTTTCTCAATGATCGTTGTACTCAGGAACTCCTGTAAAGTGAAACAGATCCAGCCGCTGACGCAAAAAGAACTCAGTGAACAGGTAAGAATTCTCTGTTTTTTAAGCAACAACTGACTTGTGTGGTAGCATTAGCTCTCGCAATATATACTTTCTGTGTGGTTGAATGTTTGCTGTTGTTAAAGGACGACCATCATGGAGGCCACGCCACAGACGAGGAGAAGTTGGCGAGCAGTGTGAGCGGTAAGCACCAATGATTAACTTTATTGTTACGTTCCTAATTTATACATTCCTGAGAGGCACCCAGCTCCAGTACACTCGGTAGCTCAGTTGTATCTCAGCTCAGGGAGCAGCTCTCATGTTAAGAGATCAGATGACTGGATGTTTAAGTTTAGTCAGCTGACTTCAGCTTCCCTCAATGCAAACAATCAGCCGAGCTCGATCAATACCGGACAGTGAGAAGGTCGACTTTGCTTtactgttacacacaaacatgacattAATCATTAACTTTAAATATCATACATGTGCCGTTTACTGCATGAAGTACAACTCGCTGCTACAATAATATCAAGACATATTACATTCAGTCAGGAGAATAAATGACACCATTTCATTTGTGGTGAGTGGAATTAACTACTcaggaaaacatttgttttgggtTTTATTGTAACATTAACTTTTGTTTTAACAGTAACTTCTCATGTCTCATATTCTTACCATGAGTGTTTTACTTTCTTCCAGTCCAAGACTGCCAAGTGACGTCCACTCCTGAGGAGTCAGACTGCTGCTCTGTGGTGAGGATTTAACACTTTTGTCCATTTAAGTGATTTTGATAAATCTACTGTACCATAAACCATGTATACAGTCTATTTAATCATGACTGTGTTATGTTGTCATCCATGCTGTGTCATGTGATGAAGGTCTCTACTAAAACCACTAGGTGGAGCTAGAGCACTTGTTTATAGGTCACTACCGAATCAAAATCAGGGATGAAAATAGTCAGACAAGTCCAGACTTGTCCTTATGTTTCATATCACTGTGATGACAACAGTGGCAAAGTTCAATCACATGACtaatacaaaaatgttaaagTCTATATAGTAGATTATATATATGAAGCTGCAGCATGACCGGGTGTCTGATACGGTGAGTGCAGTTTGCTGTAGGACACCAGGAGCTTCTTAGTGACTGCCGCTATGTTCATCTACTCAGGTGACAGATGGATTTAGATTTTCATTCTGGAGATTAGAATATGACGGACTTAATCCAGGGAAGGACAAAATGAGAATGGGATGAGACAAGGCGGAGGAGAATAGggagcagaagaggaaggaTGTTTGAGAACACAGACTGCAAGGCAAGATGGGTATGAGGTAacaaatgagagggagagaggtttaataaattgaaaaataaataataactgatAAAAGTGAGATCAGGtgtacagagacagagaggaatgtCACATgttcaaagtaaaataacagaaacaaaagataACTTTGATGTTTGTATTCAATTCATTTGGAAATTTAGAAATTTTATTGTCAAAAATACCTTATAAACTCTTCAAAGGTTCAGGTGGATTTACCTCCTCAATATTGGAAGGACGTGACTGATTCCTTTCTGTCCCCAGCAGAACGACGACACGTGCAAACTGAAGAGCAACTCCAGGGAAAGTGAGATGcagaaaacaggaagtcaggTCCTTGATTCCATCTGCATCAGTGAAACAGAGAAGCAAGCTGTTCGCACTCTTATTAGAGAAGA from Limanda limanda chromosome 5, fLimLim1.1, whole genome shotgun sequence includes:
- the LOC133001762 gene encoding transforming acidic coiled-coil-containing protein 1-like isoform X2 is translated as MSWLSPVQWAKWTWSAVTGVAGEDGQPRVKDAGEDNSDSEGTFETPEAESPGLVKLLNQLDNCNHTGFPDVTNHSLDENSKKEEVDSLNNLTGSSPDNSSFCLDQNLNLTLGTKPGPGEGLSPSTPLPQPPAVRPPSLSVHSSLNKPDPTEVDDEAPMTSDSSPDSNLIPSRDICVDPDLLNGNKNSMLSNTKLACETSDAIITNSCKVKQIQPLTQKELSEQDDHHGGHATDEEKLASSVSVQDCQVTSTPEESDCCSVNDDTCKLKSNSRESEMQKTGSQVLDSICISETEKQAVRTLIREEIITKEVEANDWKKKYDDCRQEVNEMRKIVAEYEKTIAQMYEDEQRNSGSSQKALHAMTMEKEAALADLNSVERSLSDVFRRFENMKSTLEGFKKNEEVLKKCAQEYLARVKKEEQRYHTLKVHAEEKLDKANEEIAQVRTKASSESVALTAGLRKEQMKNESLEQALQQKNQEIEELTKICDELIAKMGRVD
- the LOC133001762 gene encoding transforming acidic coiled-coil-containing protein 1-like isoform X1 is translated as MSWLSPVQWAKWTWSAVTGVAGEDGQPRVKDAGEDNSDSEGTFETPEAESPGLVKLLNQLDNCNHTGFPDVTNHSLDENSKKEEVDSLNNLTGSSPDNSSFCLDQNLNLTLGTKPGPGEGLSPSTPLPQPPAVRPPSLSVHSSLNKPDPTEVDDEAPMTSDSSPDSNLIPSRDICVDPDLLNGNKNSMLSNTKLACETSDAIITNSCKVKQIQPLTQKELSEQDDHHGGHATDEEKLASSVSVQDCQVTSTPEESDCCSVQNDDTCKLKSNSRESEMQKTGSQVLDSICISETEKQAVRTLIREEIITKEVEANDWKKKYDDCRQEVNEMRKIVAEYEKTIAQMYEDEQRNSGSSQKALHAMTMEKEAALADLNSVERSLSDVFRRFENMKSTLEGFKKNEEVLKKCAQEYLARVKKEEQRYHTLKVHAEEKLDKANEEIAQVRTKASSESVALTAGLRKEQMKNESLEQALQQKNQEIEELTKICDELIAKMGRVD